In Dysgonomonadaceae bacterium zrk40, one genomic interval encodes:
- a CDS encoding AMP-binding protein yields MNLFDYLFSESKEMDKKFIMNEGEELSFKDLYERSLTLANYLSGRLGTEHKILLISQNSRFFITCYLAIIKSGNVCVPLNPSVEQENLDYIADATGCNWSFVSDKSLKRLSLRGETCNESRLEEILRSVDGSNANSKRDLSEISAFDESRLAEILFTSGSTGLPKGVMLTHLNLRANTESILSYLKLNSGDSILLVLPLYYCYGLSVLHTHLKVGASILLNNNFVLLGSVIDNLVKYELSGFAGVPSHFQMLLRKSLTFKTTRFTHLRYVTQAGGKLHEAFIEEFVSAFPDIDFFVMYGQTEATARLTYLPSASLKQKMGSVGIPIPGVTLDIVDHHGQPTKAGEAGEIIAKGKNIMSRYYNDPAGTSETLIDGWLYTGDLGYFDKDGFLFLTARKKGILKIGGHRISPKEIEEVIVSIPEVVDCTVTAVEDELLGEAIRALVVVNEGCDRDDLRDKIKRCCKQKLACNKMPKIIEFSLLFDLNAIGKKVMHDASHPITRDQRP; encoded by the coding sequence ATGAATCTGTTCGACTATCTGTTCAGCGAGAGCAAGGAGATGGATAAAAAATTCATCATGAATGAAGGTGAAGAGCTCTCTTTCAAAGATCTCTATGAACGGTCACTGACTCTCGCAAACTACCTTTCAGGAAGATTGGGCACAGAGCACAAAATTCTGCTGATCAGTCAGAACTCTCGCTTTTTCATCACCTGTTATCTGGCAATCATCAAGTCGGGTAATGTGTGTGTGCCACTCAACCCTTCCGTAGAACAGGAGAACCTGGATTACATCGCAGATGCAACAGGTTGTAATTGGTCATTCGTGTCTGACAAGTCATTGAAAAGACTCTCTCTCAGGGGTGAGACATGCAACGAGTCGCGTCTGGAAGAGATCCTGCGATCAGTGGATGGGAGCAACGCAAACAGTAAAAGAGACCTTTCGGAGATAAGTGCTTTTGATGAAAGCAGACTGGCCGAGATTCTCTTTACCTCAGGATCCACAGGACTGCCCAAAGGGGTGATGCTGACCCACCTGAACCTCCGGGCCAACACGGAGTCGATCCTATCCTATTTAAAGCTCAACTCAGGCGATTCCATCCTGCTGGTGCTGCCTCTCTACTACTGTTATGGATTGTCGGTGCTGCATACCCACCTCAAAGTGGGAGCATCCATCCTGCTGAACAACAATTTTGTTTTGCTGGGAAGCGTAATCGACAATTTGGTAAAATATGAATTAAGCGGTTTTGCAGGCGTTCCAAGTCATTTTCAGATGTTGCTGCGGAAATCACTCACCTTCAAAACCACACGATTCACCCATTTGCGCTATGTCACCCAGGCAGGAGGCAAACTGCATGAAGCATTCATCGAGGAATTTGTCTCTGCTTTTCCTGACATCGATTTTTTTGTGATGTACGGACAAACCGAAGCAACGGCACGGCTGACCTACCTGCCTTCCGCATCGCTGAAACAGAAAATGGGCTCTGTCGGTATTCCCATCCCCGGCGTTACACTGGATATCGTGGATCATCATGGCCAACCCACGAAAGCAGGGGAAGCAGGTGAAATTATTGCAAAAGGGAAGAACATCATGAGCAGGTATTATAACGATCCGGCCGGCACGAGCGAAACATTGATAGATGGCTGGCTCTACACCGGTGACCTGGGTTATTTCGACAAGGATGGGTTTCTCTTTCTGACTGCCCGTAAGAAAGGGATTTTGAAAATCGGGGGGCATCGCATCAGTCCCAAAGAGATTGAGGAGGTGATCGTATCAATCCCTGAAGTGGTGGACTGTACGGTGACAGCTGTTGAGGATGAGTTGCTGGGTGAGGCTATCAGAGCATTGGTAGTTGTTAATGAAGGTTGTGATCGGGATGACCTGAGGGATAAAATAAAGAGATGCTGCAAACAAAAACTTGCCTGCAATAAGATGCCGAAAATAATTGAATTTTCTTTGTTGTTTGATCTCAATGCCATCGGTAAAAAGGTGATGCATGATGCATCACACCCCATCACAAGGGATCAAAGACCTTAA
- the nadE gene encoding NAD(+) synthase translates to MNVENAKKELTPDLLYIEDIERVCNEMALKLHDTVVHQLNRKGAVVGISGGIDSSTTLALSVKAFGAENVLGVILPETESSSDSELMARRLAARFGIEAVVEHITDALRGFGCYERRNQAIKKAIPEFNPLTDKSKIVINQSAERNIPPLFSVTVVSPNGEEKRKVLSRKDYLQIVASSNFKQRTRMSMLYYYAETLYYAVIDTPNKQEVEQGFFVKHGDGGADVMPLAHLYKTQVYQLAKHLGVPGEIIDRIPTTDTYSAEQTQEEFFFQMPYSMVDLITYGVENNYSVQEIAASVGKTEEETGNIIASLKRKRKTTAYLRSGPLYF, encoded by the coding sequence ATGAATGTGGAGAATGCGAAAAAGGAATTGACACCTGATCTTCTTTACATAGAAGATATCGAACGTGTATGCAACGAGATGGCATTGAAACTGCATGACACCGTGGTGCATCAGTTGAACCGCAAGGGAGCGGTCGTGGGCATTAGCGGAGGCATCGATTCATCGACAACACTGGCCTTGTCAGTGAAGGCATTTGGTGCTGAAAATGTGCTGGGAGTAATATTGCCGGAAACAGAATCAAGTTCTGACAGCGAATTGATGGCCAGGCGACTGGCCGCTCGGTTCGGGATAGAGGCTGTTGTGGAGCACATTACCGATGCCCTCAGGGGCTTCGGATGCTATGAACGCCGCAACCAGGCAATAAAAAAAGCTATTCCGGAGTTCAACCCCCTCACTGACAAGTCCAAAATCGTCATCAACCAATCGGCGGAGAGGAACATCCCCCCTCTCTTTTCCGTGACGGTTGTGAGTCCCAACGGTGAAGAGAAAAGGAAAGTGCTTTCCAGGAAAGACTACCTGCAAATTGTGGCATCCTCTAATTTCAAGCAACGTACAAGGATGTCAATGCTCTATTATTATGCCGAAACTCTTTACTATGCGGTGATAGATACCCCCAACAAGCAAGAGGTGGAGCAGGGTTTCTTTGTTAAACATGGAGATGGCGGAGCAGATGTGATGCCGTTAGCCCATCTCTACAAAACACAGGTCTATCAACTGGCCAAGCACCTGGGTGTTCCAGGGGAAATCATTGACAGGATACCCACAACCGATACCTATAGCGCGGAACAAACACAGGAAGAGTTCTTCTTCCAGATGCCGTACAGCATGGTGGATCTGATCACTTACGGGGTGGAGAACAATTACAGTGTGCAGGAAATTGCTGCATCGGTCGGTAAAACTGAGGAGGAGACCGGCAATATCATTGCAAGCCTGAAAAGAAAAAGAAAGACAACTGCATATTTACGATCGGGACCACTTTACTTTTGA